From a single Myxocyprinus asiaticus isolate MX2 ecotype Aquarium Trade unplaced genomic scaffold, UBuf_Myxa_2 HiC_scaffold_70, whole genome shotgun sequence genomic region:
- the LOC127439519 gene encoding uncharacterized protein LOC127439519 isoform X1: MDVFSRRERQRLAPRPRIRLTDTSPNYRFDASMKNTTARFRANEFNYDSHDQEKNTNARLRARRDNKLFNKQTNARFRAREFMNTQYRDLNWQHEYSRPGRVPVSRESARLGSSRSVSTFHPDQHSEVVGPYRPPNRHQIKRQRNRAKRTQFATASNVDAEIENHAEREFFVEQDALSEEDVPQQYNDPSEFDSVSTQNLRNRATSNTFPSHSSSARRIKSVSFVNHGGRFRDVEVSLDRGTHPRTFERDRFARHFPQEREVGGGKFNNLKQRLLRSTTHIPAPPKLKATIKRMYDLIRLVHHLGKVTTKIQDNQPITFQRLTGILIEAVNPASPNDQVRQMLEGNAKNWSFTTQLILEQHYETLIDETIKAIREQTDQADWPKAFEVASNWADRNFRGRVSPETIEQAEAFITAELSEANSNAIPLVIAEEQVSESPRPRTFAEVAVSGSQLLARTAPAPLPLVSTPLVVVRPKAGAHHIEVQTSPSLLVEGGGVKVSSKSERLVF, translated from the coding sequence ATGGATGTTTTTTCGAGGCGCGAGAGACAGCGTTTGGCGCCGCGTCCTCGTATTAGACTCACTGATACATCACCAAACTACAGATTTGATGCTTCAATGAAGAATACAACTGCACGTTTTCGTGCAAATGAGTTTAATTATGACTCACACGACCAAGAAAAGAATACAAATGCACGTTTACGTGCAAGACGTGACAACAAATtgtttaacaaacaaacaaatgcacgTTTTCGTGCACGTGAGTTTATGAATACACAATACAGAGATTTGAATTGGCAACATGAGTATTCCCGTCCAGGTCGAGTACCAGTGTCCCGAGAAAGTGCCAGGCTTGGTTCTTCTCGTTCAGTCTCTACTTTCCACCCTGATCAGCACTCTGAGgttgtaggtccatacagacCTCCCAATAGACACCAAATAAAGCGTCAACGCAATAGAGCAAAGCGCACACAGTTTGCCACTGCGTCTAATGTTGATGCTGAAATTGAGAACCACGCAGAGCGTGAATTTTTTGTTGAGCAAGATGCTCTTTCTGAGGAGGATGTTCCTCAGCAATATAATGACCCTTCTGAGTTTGATTCAGTTTCTACTCAAAATCTCAGGAACCGAGCAACTTCCAATACTTTTCCTTCTCATTCTTCCTCTGCTCGCAGAATAAAATCTGTTTCTTTTGTGAATCACGGGGGACGTTTCCGTGATGTTGAAGTTTCTCTGGACAGAGGAACTCACCCACGCACTTTTGAAAGGGACAGATTTGCACGCCATTTCCCCCAAGAAAGGGAGGTTGGAGGGGGaaagtttaacaatttaaaacaacgaTTGTTACGTAGCACCACACACATTCCTGCACCCCCTAAGCTTAAAGCAACAATCAAACGCATGTATGATTTGATCCGTTTAGTTCACCATTTGGGGAAAGTCACTACAAAGATTCAAGATAACCAACCGATTACTTTTCAAAGGTTGACTGGCATTTTGATTGAGGCCGTCAACCCCGCGTCTCCTAACGATCAGGTGCGTCAAATGCTAGAGGGTAACGCTAAAAATTGGTCTTTTACCACACAGCTCATTTTAGAACAGCACTATGAGACGTTGATAGACGAAACGATTAAAGCCATCCGGGAACAAACGGACCAAGCCGATTGGCCAAAGGCGTTTGAAGTAGCGTCTAATTGGGCTGATCGTAATTTTCGGGGAAGGGTGAGTCCTGAGACTATTGAACAAGCAGAGGCTTTCATTACAGCTGAACTATCAGAAGCGAATTCCAATGCAATACCATTGGTCATAGCTGAAGAGCAAGTGTCAGAGTCCCCACGACCTCGCACATTTGCGGAAGTGGCAGTCTCTGGCTCACAACTACTAGCACGAACAGCACCAGCTCCACTGCCATTGGTTAGTACCCCTCTAGTTGTGGTCCGCCCGAAAGCGGGGGCACACCACATTGAAGTCCAAACCTCACCATCTCTTTTGGTGGAAGGGG